One window from the genome of Salvia miltiorrhiza cultivar Shanhuang (shh) chromosome 7, IMPLAD_Smil_shh, whole genome shotgun sequence encodes:
- the LOC130991351 gene encoding F-box protein At5g03100-like — MDRLSELPDSVIFHIFWLLPMREVVRTTILSKRWKSLWTSTPFLYFDDFFDQFDTRDKLRIFIHRALSRWDGVKVLKFKVEVEHEETIHGDVDLWVRFAMKYEVEELYLHMVIEDYVSWSGDTDHEIHCVPQFLYSCSSIKVLSITNCFFRINGDVQWNHLKSLTIVEGFGVTQHVISQILCGSPRLELLTVAFVERGESLCIRSTSLKELSIYKYLYEADDPSTYTTELGIWTPNLETLEIKGSPYDKCLLMNVSSLIRATLGFSNLHFYDEAYCDNFCGMDGFVPRNHFFGDLFGQILPSIQHVESVKLVSCCVKVFGAMIERCMNSSSPNVKSLQLGFYFEESYFAGIIEIFPLLKKLVIKFTKKDRHDDYREYLGFDSENYLEFEANLPKPFLLQLRIVEVTWIEGAVIFPFLEFLLKYASKLERIVFRVKGFTSPSHPSKLLLLASQKLLRMPKSSPAAQFIFSEY; from the exons ATGGATCGACTCAGTGAGTTGCCAGACTCTGTAATATTTCACATATTTTGGTTGTTGCCTATGAGGGAAGTTGTTAGAACAACAATTCTATCGAAGCGTTGGAAAAGCCTCTGGACTAGCACCCCTTTCCTttactttgatgatttttttgacCAGTTTGATACCAGAGATAAACTTCGAATCTTCATTCATCGCGCTTTATCGCGTTGGGATGGGGTGAAGGTTTTGAAATTCAAGGTTGAAGTGGAACACGAGGAAACAATACACGGGGATGTTGATTTGTGGGTGCGTTTTGCCATGAAATATGAAGTCGAAGAGTTATACTTGCATATGGTGATAGAGGATTATGTATCATGGAGTGGCGATACTGATCACGAGATACATTGTGTGCCGCAGTTTCTCTACTCGTGCTCATCTATTAAAGTGTTGTCGATCACAAATTGTTTCTTTAGAATCAATGGGGATGTGCAGTGGAATCATCTCAAGAGTTTAACAATAGTTGAAGGTTTTGGGGTCACTCAACACGTGATTAGCCAGATATTGTGTGGTAGCCCGCGGTTGGAGCTCTTAACCGTGGCCTTTGTGGAAAGAGGTGAGAGCTTGTGCATCCGATCTACTAGTTTGAAAGAGCTGTCGATTTATAAGTACTTGTATGAAGCCGATGATCCATCTACTTATACGACAGAGCTGGGAATTTGGACCCCGAATCTTGAAACATTGGAGATTAAAGGAAGTCCATATGACAAGTGTTTGTTGATGAATGTCTCGTCTTTAATTCGTGCAACGCTTGGGTTTTCTAATCTACATTTCTATGATGAAGCATATTGTGACAACTTTTGTGGGATGGATGGCTTTGTACCCAGAAACCATTTCTTTGGAGATTTATTTGGTCAAATTCTTCCAAGCATCCAACACGTTGAAAGCGTGAAACTAGTGTCCTGTTGCGTCAAG GTGTTTGGAGCTATGATAGAAAGATGCATGAATTCATCTTCTCCTAATGTCAAATCCCTACAGCTCGGATTTTATTTCGAGGAAAGTTATTTTGCAGGTATTATTGAGATTTTCCCTCTACTAAAGAAGTTAGTCATTAAATTTACTAAGAAGGATAGGCACGATGATTATCGAGAATACCTGGGCTTTGATTCTGAGAACTACCTCGAGTTTGAAGCAAATCTTCCTAAGCCATTTTTGCTGCAGTTGAGGATAGTTGAGGTTACTTGGATTGAGGGTGCCGTCATATTTCCGTTTCTAGAGTTTCTGTTGAAATACGCGAGCAAGTTAGAAAGGATTGTGTTCCGAGTAAAAGGATTCACGTCGCCTTCACACCCATCGAAGCTGTTGCTTTTGGCATCACAGAAGCTGCTCAGAATGCCAAAATCCTCTCCAGCTGCACAGTTTATTTTCAGTGAATATTGA
- the LOC130991352 gene encoding putative F-box protein At1g49610 isoform X2, whose product MIINKESSACDLLSELPDSLIFEIFRFLPMTDVVRTTILSKRWNNLWTTFPWLDFNDRRLKIDTDKFRDFVNGIVNSWRGMKIVRFNVEFRESDPNLNKSLPSDSDIDSWIQFATEKKVEQLQIFLAYKFSVPQCLYSCSSLKVLQIMISDPQVHGNVQWDQLRRLTLFAEGFTKNAIDRILRGSPRLRKFNLILRSSKGDLRIKSSSLRQLSIIMFYKKDARVVEDPELRIWAPNLEKLEIGGVPYSKCFLMNVSSLTRVALNIDGPKKLFPGIDFVGETLRRIFPAIKHVQKLTLSNWCIKALGAMKGKHILKPFPTPKILILNVCCEEHPEEYPQDYPEEYQQQILGVVEMFSTLRNLVLVTNYNGLPEHFKGCLVFDKNLSILFLLHLRTVHITWTIGDDNSISFYREIKVRSRIHCPSICSWHHRSCWKWKYPPQLRS is encoded by the exons atgatCATCAATAAGGAGTCCTCTGCCTGCGATCTACTCAGTGAGTTGCCCGACTCtttaattttcgaaattttCCGGTTTCTGCCGATGACAGATGTTGTCCGTACAACAATTCTGTCGAAGCGTTGGAATAACCTCTGGACCACCTTCCCCTGGCTCGATTTCAACGATCGTCGGCTCAAAATCGATACTGATAAATTCCGAGACTTCGTCAATGGAATAGTAAATTCATGGAGAGGGATGAAGATCGTGAGATTCAATGTTGAATTTCGCGAATCCGATCCTAATCTCAACAAGTCATTACCCAGCGACAGTGATATTGATTCTTGGATTCAATTCGCGACGGAGAAAAAAGTCGAACAGTTGCAGATATTTTTAGCCTACAAATTCTCAGTGCCGCAGTGCCTCTACTCGTGTTCATCTCTCAAAGTTTTGCAGATAATGATAAGTGATCCTCAAGTTCATGGCAATGTGCAGTGGGATCAGCTCAGGAGATTAACTCTCTTTGCCGAAGGCTTCACCAAAAACGCGATTGATCGGATTTTGCGCGGTAGCCCTCGGTTGAGAAAGTTTAATCTGATTCTTCGCAGCAGCAAGGGAGACTTGCGCATCAAATCCAGCAGTTTGAGACAGCTCAGTATCATAATGTTTTATAAGAAAGATGCTCGTGTTGTCGAAGATCCGGAGCTCAGAATCTGGGCTCCGAATCTTGAAAAGCTAGAGATTGGAGGAGTTCCATATAGCAAGTGTTTTTTGATGAACGTTTCTTCTTTAACTAGAGTGGCTCTGAACATTGATGGTCCAAAGAAGTTATTTCCTGGGATTGATTTTGTTGGAGAGACACTGAGACGAATTTTTCCGGCCATCAAACATGTTCAAAAACTCACATTGTCAAATTGGTGCATCAAG GCGCTTGGAGCTATGAAAGGTAAACATATACTTAAACCTTTTCCCACTCCCAAGATCTTGATTCTCAATGTTTGTTGCGAAGAACACCCCGAAGAATACCCACAAGATTACCCAGAAGAATACCAACAACAAATTCTGGGTGTTGTTGAGATGTTCTCTACGTTGAGGAATTTAGTCCTTGTAACCAACTATAACGGTCTACCGGAACATTTCAAGGGCTGCCTCGTGTTCGACAAAAATCTCTCCATCTTGTTTCTGCTGCATCTCAGGACAGTTCATATTACTTGGACTATTGGTGACGACAACTCCATATCCTTTTACCGCGAGATAAAAGTAAGGAGTCGGATACACTGTCCGAGTATTTGCTCATGGCATCACAGAAGTTGTTGGAAATGGAAGTATCCTCCCCAACTGCGTAGCTAA
- the LOC130991352 gene encoding putative F-box protein At1g49610 isoform X1, whose product MIINKESSACDLLSELPDSLIFEIFRFLPMTDVVRTTILSKRWNNLWTTFPWLDFNDRRLKIDTDKFRDFVNGIVNSWRGMKIVRFNVEFRESDPNLNKSLPSDSDIDSWIQFATEKKVEQLQIFLAYKFSVPQCLYSCSSLKVLQIMISDPQVHGNVQWDQLRRLTLFAEGFTKNAIDRILRGSPRLRKFNLILRSSKGDLRIKSSSLRQLSIIMFYKKDARVVEDPELRIWAPNLEKLEIGGVPYSKCFLMNVSSLTRVALNIDGPKKLFPGIDFVGETLRRIFPAIKHVQKLTLSNWCIKQALGAMKGKHILKPFPTPKILILNVCCEEHPEEYPQDYPEEYQQQILGVVEMFSTLRNLVLVTNYNGLPEHFKGCLVFDKNLSILFLLHLRTVHITWTIGDDNSISFYREIKVRSRIHCPSICSWHHRSCWKWKYPPQLRS is encoded by the exons atgatCATCAATAAGGAGTCCTCTGCCTGCGATCTACTCAGTGAGTTGCCCGACTCtttaattttcgaaattttCCGGTTTCTGCCGATGACAGATGTTGTCCGTACAACAATTCTGTCGAAGCGTTGGAATAACCTCTGGACCACCTTCCCCTGGCTCGATTTCAACGATCGTCGGCTCAAAATCGATACTGATAAATTCCGAGACTTCGTCAATGGAATAGTAAATTCATGGAGAGGGATGAAGATCGTGAGATTCAATGTTGAATTTCGCGAATCCGATCCTAATCTCAACAAGTCATTACCCAGCGACAGTGATATTGATTCTTGGATTCAATTCGCGACGGAGAAAAAAGTCGAACAGTTGCAGATATTTTTAGCCTACAAATTCTCAGTGCCGCAGTGCCTCTACTCGTGTTCATCTCTCAAAGTTTTGCAGATAATGATAAGTGATCCTCAAGTTCATGGCAATGTGCAGTGGGATCAGCTCAGGAGATTAACTCTCTTTGCCGAAGGCTTCACCAAAAACGCGATTGATCGGATTTTGCGCGGTAGCCCTCGGTTGAGAAAGTTTAATCTGATTCTTCGCAGCAGCAAGGGAGACTTGCGCATCAAATCCAGCAGTTTGAGACAGCTCAGTATCATAATGTTTTATAAGAAAGATGCTCGTGTTGTCGAAGATCCGGAGCTCAGAATCTGGGCTCCGAATCTTGAAAAGCTAGAGATTGGAGGAGTTCCATATAGCAAGTGTTTTTTGATGAACGTTTCTTCTTTAACTAGAGTGGCTCTGAACATTGATGGTCCAAAGAAGTTATTTCCTGGGATTGATTTTGTTGGAGAGACACTGAGACGAATTTTTCCGGCCATCAAACATGTTCAAAAACTCACATTGTCAAATTGGTGCATCAAG CAGGCGCTTGGAGCTATGAAAGGTAAACATATACTTAAACCTTTTCCCACTCCCAAGATCTTGATTCTCAATGTTTGTTGCGAAGAACACCCCGAAGAATACCCACAAGATTACCCAGAAGAATACCAACAACAAATTCTGGGTGTTGTTGAGATGTTCTCTACGTTGAGGAATTTAGTCCTTGTAACCAACTATAACGGTCTACCGGAACATTTCAAGGGCTGCCTCGTGTTCGACAAAAATCTCTCCATCTTGTTTCTGCTGCATCTCAGGACAGTTCATATTACTTGGACTATTGGTGACGACAACTCCATATCCTTTTACCGCGAGATAAAAGTAAGGAGTCGGATACACTGTCCGAGTATTTGCTCATGGCATCACAGAAGTTGTTGGAAATGGAAGTATCCTCCCCAACTGCGTAGCTAA
- the LOC130991353 gene encoding putative F-box protein At1g49610, whose translation MENWKRSRTRDRLSELPDTSILQILSYLPITQVVQTTILSKRWEDLWKAVACLNLDDSTINYFKDLARARDFVNRALVLWDGGNKIQKFKIDFVSTNSLEPFVDDIIDISLGFATEKSAAKLEVHLHQINSTERSKYKYLENYHLVLKYLYSCSSLEVLSLKDCSLRIHENNNVKWDRLKSLTIHVDLRRVEDDVISQILVGSPTLEVFALSLTDINATLVGNLCIQSTSLKKLSIVNMMELEPWMDNQLEIRTPNLETLEILGLTYFKFPLNAPTLTDVTLGFCRDEHDLYSDELGKMIEETLSQILPTRYVESVTLSKDWCGKDLGILTSICFDYSSSFLMVKYLEKDQFLEKDMFFFSKQEKDMFGFTFSHVEDVAKQCQFLKIRINSRSS comes from the exons ATGGAAAATTGGAAGCGTAGCAGAACTCGTGATCGACTCAGTGAGCTTCCCGACACCTCTATTTTACAAATACTTTCGTATTTGCCTATTACACAAGTTGTTCAGACAACAATCCTCTCTAAACGTTGGGAAGATCTCTGGAAAGCCGTCGCCTGTCTTAATCTCGACGATTCCACGATTAACTATTTCAAGGATCTTGCGCGAGCTCGGGACTTCGTTAATCGGGCATTAGTGTTGTGGGACGGCGGCAATAAGATTCAGAAATTCAAGATTGATTTTGTAAGTACTAATTCTCTAGAGCCGTTTGTTGACGACATAATCGATATTTCGTTGGGCTTCGCAACGGAGAAATCAGCGGCGAAGTTAGAGGTTCATCTGCATCAGATTAATTCGACAGAGAGATCGAAGTATAAATATTTGGAAAATTATCACTTGGTGCTCAAGTATCTCTACTCGTGCTCATCGCTTGAAGTCTTATCGCTCAAAGACTGTAGCCTTCGGATTCACGAGAATAATAATGTGAAGTGGGATCGGCTCAAGAGTTTAACGATTCATGTGGATTTACGTCGCGTTGAGGACGACGTGATCAGCCAAATCTTGGTTGGAAGCCCTACGTTGGAAGTGTTTGCGTTGTCTCTCACAGACATTAATGCAACCTTAGTTGGGAACTTGTGCATCCAATCTACTAGTTTGAAGAAGCTCTCGATTGTGAATATGATGGAATTGGAGCCGTGGATGGATAATCAGCTCGAAATCCGAACTCCGAATCTTGAAACCCTAGAAATTTTAGGGCTTACATACTTCAAGTTTCCGCTGAATGCGCCGACTTTGACTGATGTAACTCTTGGATTTTGCCGTGACGAACATGATTTGTACTCTGATGAGTTGGGCAAAATGATTGAAGAAACATTGAGCCAAATTCTTCCAACCAGATATGTTGAAAGTGTCACCCTATCGAAGGATTGGTGCGGCAAG GACCTAGGAATCTTGACAAGTATATGTTTCGATTATTCATCGTCTTTTCTCATGGTCAAGTACTTGGAAAAGGATCAGTTCTTGGAGAAggatatgttttttttttcgaaacaGGAGAAGGATATGTTTGGTTTCACCTTTTCCCATGTTGAAGATGTTGCAAAGCAATGTCAATTTCTCAAAATTCGAATAAATAGCCGCTCTTCTTGA